Proteins from a single region of Nocardiopsis dassonvillei subsp. dassonvillei DSM 43111:
- a CDS encoding polyprenyl synthetase family protein, translating to MAETGEQVLLRTRVDAELREFARRETDRLVAIDADLLPVAEQLDVALTGGKRLRASFCYWGWRAAGQPDSDALVRAAAAMELVHAAAVVHDDLIDESPIRHGVPSAHVALRAAFTGRPRPHAGSRALALLTGDLLMSWAAELFLCCGLPSAYLSRARELWLVMARELIAGECLEVLRTGSPPDTGRSLQVIRYKTAKYTVEHPLRIGGALAGAPGAVMEAFTAYGLPLGEAFQLRDDLLGLFGDPELTGKSNLDDVRGNRPTVLLAETWAAATAAERRELRGLLGRRDLEGEGLSRVRSIMRRTGAPERVEEMIDERVRAATDALDRADLPDGAAAALSQMVASAAARHS from the coding sequence GTGGCTGAGACCGGGGAGCAGGTCCTGCTCCGGACGCGCGTGGACGCCGAACTCCGGGAGTTCGCGCGCCGGGAGACGGACCGGCTCGTCGCCATCGACGCCGACCTGCTGCCGGTGGCCGAGCAGCTGGACGTGGCGCTGACCGGGGGCAAACGCCTGCGCGCGTCGTTCTGCTACTGGGGGTGGCGCGCGGCCGGGCAGCCGGACAGCGACGCGCTGGTCAGGGCCGCCGCCGCGATGGAGCTGGTGCACGCCGCGGCCGTCGTCCACGACGACCTCATCGACGAGAGCCCGATACGGCACGGTGTGCCGAGCGCCCACGTCGCCCTGCGCGCGGCGTTCACCGGCAGGCCCAGGCCCCACGCCGGGAGCCGCGCCCTGGCCCTGCTGACCGGGGACCTGCTCATGTCGTGGGCCGCGGAGCTGTTCCTGTGCTGCGGTCTGCCCTCGGCCTACCTGTCCCGTGCCCGTGAGCTGTGGCTGGTCATGGCACGGGAGCTGATCGCCGGGGAGTGCCTGGAGGTGCTGCGCACCGGCTCCCCGCCCGACACGGGCCGCTCGCTCCAGGTGATCCGGTACAAGACGGCCAAGTACACCGTCGAGCACCCCCTGCGCATCGGCGGCGCGCTGGCCGGCGCCCCGGGCGCGGTGATGGAGGCCTTCACCGCCTACGGGCTTCCCCTGGGCGAGGCCTTCCAGCTGCGGGACGACCTGCTGGGGCTGTTCGGCGACCCGGAACTCACGGGCAAGTCGAACCTGGACGACGTCCGGGGCAACCGGCCCACCGTCCTGCTCGCCGAGACCTGGGCGGCCGCCACCGCGGCCGAGCGCCGGGAGCTGCGCGGTCTGCTCGGCCGCCGCGACCTGGAGGGCGAGGGCCTGTCCAGGGTGCGGTCGATCATGCGGCGCACCGGGGCGCCCGAGCGCGTCGAGGAGATGATCGACGAGCGCGTCCGGGCCGCCACCGACGCCCTCGACCGCGCCGACCTGCCGGACGGAGCCGCCGCCGCCCTGTCCCAGATGGTGGCCTCGGCCGCGGCCCGACACTCCTGA